One part of the Amphiura filiformis chromosome 5, Afil_fr2py, whole genome shotgun sequence genome encodes these proteins:
- the LOC140153559 gene encoding uncharacterized protein: MYRHKMVQKMMERGKDVNHIIPAAKNPFSIDSMLATPVANTATVEPMQHLQSAKTMGHFEETNISEVDSKTYSETIDDDVKSPADSEHPEDDSSEQESKEKPESDGEKDSKDGANSTGSSSTPTPRNKYGEKPPFSYNALIMMAIRSSPEKRLTLNGIYEYIMTNFPYYRENKQGWQNSIRHNLSLNKCFVKVPRHYDDPGKGNYWMLDPSSDDVFIGGTTGKLRRRSTAASRNRLAQLKRSAGALLPNGFHLPMRTDKPYPFYWPNGLPTGPMFPYPHHPISPLSMDRPPLPGDRLHPSASHCETLLAATAPLPKPVPGHSFSVDRLLGLDSQSSAYAVRAAAMAAAAAGLSPTSGNHPAVSICGRLNSPCSISSSEPHSPTPGCCYPRLTYSQPPLTSQYADLYPGLHSLHGVPVLPPNMFPMSAAFAQTQPIPGK; this comes from the coding sequence ATGTATAGACACAAAATGGTACAGAAGATGATGGAACGTGGTAAAGATGTTAACCACATCATACCTGCTGCTAAAAATCCGTTTTCTATCGATAGCATGTTAGCAACTCCAGTCGCTAACACAGCAACAGTAGAACCGATGCAACACCTTCAATCTGCTAAAACAATGGGACATTTTGAAGAGACCAATATCTCTGAGGTTGATTCAAAAACTTACTCTGAAACCATCGACGATGATGTGAAGTCTCCTGCTGATTCTGAACATCCTGAAGATGACAGTAGCGAACAGGAGAGTAAAGAAAAGCCGGAATCTGACGGTGAAAAAGACTCAAAAGACGGTGCCAATTCGACAGGTAGTAGCAGCACGCCAACACCGCGCAACAAGTACGGTGAGAAGCCTCCGTTTAGTTACAATGCTTTGATCATGATGGCAATAAGATCGAGTCCAGAAAAAAGACTAACTCTTAATGGAATCTACGAGTACATCATGACTAACTTTCCTTACTATCGTGAAAATAAGCAAGGTTGGCAGAATTCTATTCGTCACAATCTAAGTTTGAACAAATGCTTTGTAAAAGTTCCCCGTCATTACGACGATCCCGGTAAGGGTAACTATTGGATGCTGGATCCATCTAGTGACGATGTCTTCATCGGAGGAACAACTGGTAAACTTAGGCGAAGATCCACCGCTGCTTCCAGGAATCGTCTTGCCCAATTGAAGCGTAGTGCCGGCGCCTTACTACCAAATGGTTTTCATTTACCAATGAGGACAGATAAACCATACCCATTTTACTGGCCAAATGGCTTGCCAACCGGACCAATGTTTCCGTACCCACACCATCCCATCTCACCTTTATCAATGGACAGACCACCATTACCGGGAGATCGTCTTCATCCATCTGCATCTCATTGCGAGACTTTATTAGCGGCCACTGCACCTCTTCCCAAACCTGTACCTGGACACAGTTTTAGCGTAGATCGACTTCTCGGACTTGACTCTCAATCGTCGGCATACGCCGTACGAGCGGCAGCCATGGCTGCTGCTGCCGCGGGACTTTCGCCGACATCAGGTAATCATCCAGCGGTAAGCATTTGTGGACGCTTGAATTCACCGTGTAGTATATCTAGTTCAGAACCGCATAGTCCAACTCCTGGTTGTTGTTATCCAAGACTAACCTATTCTCAACCACCTCTGACTAGCCAATATGCTGACTTGTATCCAGGACTACATTCATTACATGGTGTGCCTGTTTTACCACCGAATATGTTTCCTATGTCAGCGGCATTTGCACAAACACAACCTATACCAGGCAAGTAA